A section of the Mycobacteriales bacterium genome encodes:
- a CDS encoding MCE family protein — translation MSALARRARPALLIGTGILGLVAAAVVGVRVLGPEPTSTFTAELSGSVGLYAGSDVRVLGVKVGEVTDVQPDGRTVRARFSVPADLRVGASARALVVAPTLVSDRHLELTPPYEGGAQLPPGSTIPLDRTAVPVEIDQVLAAVKTLSTSLGPEGANRDGALDQLVRSGADALDGNGQRLNTAVTELSRALATADEGGQDLAGTLTNLAVFSEALAGADEPVRELNTTLAAVAESLAAQRQALTGTVTGLATAMTEVRSLVDAAGPGLTENVAGLLDVSRTVLKQEQALRETLNLAPVTLQNFIGTFDPQTSTLQARPALNGTLTTDPSLVLCQLLMSNSLDDLCPAVHAVVDPLEPVLQSLPQPLGEGVEPADLYPTPPPGIRP, via the coding sequence ATGAGCGCCCTGGCGCGGCGGGCACGACCTGCCCTGCTGATCGGCACGGGCATCCTTGGCCTCGTCGCAGCGGCCGTGGTGGGAGTCCGAGTCCTCGGCCCCGAGCCGACGTCGACCTTCACCGCCGAGCTCAGCGGCTCGGTCGGGCTCTACGCCGGGTCGGACGTCCGGGTGCTCGGCGTCAAGGTTGGCGAGGTGACCGACGTGCAGCCGGACGGTCGCACCGTGCGGGCGCGCTTCTCGGTCCCCGCCGACCTGCGCGTCGGCGCCTCGGCCCGGGCGCTGGTCGTCGCCCCCACGCTGGTCAGCGACCGGCACCTGGAGCTCACGCCGCCCTACGAGGGCGGTGCGCAGCTGCCCCCCGGCAGCACCATCCCGCTCGACCGCACCGCCGTCCCGGTCGAGATCGACCAGGTGCTTGCGGCCGTCAAGACGCTGTCCACCAGCCTCGGCCCGGAGGGCGCCAACCGTGACGGCGCCCTGGACCAGCTGGTCCGGTCCGGCGCCGACGCGCTGGACGGCAACGGGCAGCGGCTCAACACCGCGGTCACCGAGCTCAGCCGGGCCCTGGCCACCGCCGACGAGGGGGGGCAGGACCTGGCCGGCACGCTGACCAACCTCGCTGTCTTCAGCGAGGCCCTGGCCGGCGCCGACGAGCCGGTCCGCGAGCTGAACACCACTCTGGCTGCGGTCGCGGAGAGCCTGGCCGCGCAGCGACAGGCGCTGACCGGGACGGTGACCGGTCTGGCGACCGCCATGACGGAGGTCCGCTCACTGGTCGACGCCGCCGGCCCGGGCCTCACCGAGAACGTCGCGGGCTTGCTGGACGTGTCGCGGACGGTGCTGAAGCAGGAGCAGGCGCTGCGCGAGACCCTGAACCTGGCCCCGGTGACCTTGCAGAACTTCATCGGGACCTTCGATCCGCAGACCTCGACGTTGCAAGCCCGGCCCGCCCTGAACGGCACGCTCACCACCGACCCGAGCCTGGTGCTGTGTCAGCTGCTCATGAGCAACAGCCTGGATGACCTCTGCCCGGCCGTGCACGCCGTGGTCGATCCGCTGGAGCCGGTGCTGCAGTCGCTGCCCCAGCCGCTGGGTGAAGGTGTCGAACCCGCCGACCTCTACCCGACGCCGCCCCCCGGGATCCGGCCATGA
- a CDS encoding MMPL family transporter: protein MGGALLSCGVAIGLTVLARQGLLGEQVDWTVPVLEFVLLVAAGVDDTILLISRIRRTSLGGPPPASPARSVIRATGVIFAGGLVAKLSASPAALAHTGFAFHRRSARGQRGERFRRRGASSFDVT, encoded by the coding sequence TTGGGCGGCGCCCTGCTCTCCTGCGGCGTCGCGATCGGGCTGACGGTCCTGGCACGGCAGGGCCTGCTCGGGGAGCAGGTCGACTGGACCGTCCCCGTGCTGGAGTTCGTGCTGCTTGTGGCCGCCGGGGTCGACGACACCATCCTGCTGATCTCCCGGATCCGGAGGACGTCCCTCGGCGGACCACCGCCGGCATCGCCCGCGAGGTCTGTCATCCGCGCTACGGGCGTCATCTTCGCGGGCGGCCTCGTCGCCAAGCTGTCTGCGTCTCCCGCCGCGCTGGCTCACACCGGCTTCGCCTTCCACCGGCGATCTGCCCGGGGTCAGCGGGGCGAGCGGTTCAGGAGAAGAGGCGCATCGTCTTTTGACGTGACATAA
- a CDS encoding MerR family transcriptional regulator: protein MVEPEQLLTVDALALQTGMTVRTLRSHASRGLLPPPTLRGRTGYYGPHHVARLNFIRDMQEAGFTLTSIERILAGVPADAGEAMLGIIRGLLAPWGTEVATVHAQDDLVALFGPDSSVEDLQALIDLGAAETTPDGMVRVLSPGLLAAGAEAVAAGIPLPGVLSTGRLVADSAHEVAECFVALFRDSVWREFVADGMPETDWERITSVHRRLQPLAMQAFLSAFQRAMSQSVSEALGQELGAGAQDALDRLLGRPAS, encoded by the coding sequence GTGGTGGAACCCGAGCAGCTGCTGACGGTGGATGCCCTGGCCCTGCAGACGGGCATGACGGTGCGGACCCTGCGGTCGCACGCCTCCCGAGGGCTTCTTCCGCCGCCCACGCTGCGTGGGCGTACCGGCTACTACGGTCCGCACCATGTCGCCCGGCTGAACTTCATCCGCGACATGCAGGAGGCCGGCTTCACGCTCACCAGCATCGAGCGGATCCTGGCCGGCGTCCCGGCCGACGCCGGCGAGGCGATGCTCGGGATCATCCGCGGACTGCTCGCGCCCTGGGGCACCGAGGTGGCGACGGTGCACGCCCAGGATGACCTGGTGGCGCTGTTCGGACCCGACTCCTCGGTGGAGGACCTGCAGGCGCTCATCGACCTCGGCGCCGCCGAGACGACGCCCGACGGCATGGTGCGCGTGCTCAGCCCGGGACTGCTCGCTGCGGGCGCCGAGGCGGTCGCGGCAGGGATCCCGCTACCCGGGGTGCTGTCCACCGGTCGGCTCGTGGCGGACTCCGCGCACGAGGTGGCGGAGTGCTTCGTCGCGCTGTTCCGCGACAGCGTGTGGCGTGAGTTCGTCGCGGACGGGATGCCGGAGACGGACTGGGAGCGGATCACCTCGGTGCACCGCCGACTTCAGCCGTTGGCGATGCAAGCGTTCCTCAGCGCGTTCCAGCGGGCGATGAGCCAGTCGGTCAGCGAAGCACTGGGCCAGGAGCTCGGCGCGGGGGCGCAGGACGCGCTGGACCGGCTGCTCGGCAGGCCGGCCTCCTGA
- a CDS encoding DUF2505 domain-containing protein, translating to MSKKLSSTTLLPTDAAAAYDVRTSADWVAEKSSQLQDGSLLEHRAPLDGGGVELVLLRDIPADVPSLFRRFVPADGRANQRECWTPDGDGGFLVVWSLGFDGAPGSVSGRGRLVPAAEGSELRLDGEAQVGVPLIGGKAEAFLAPLVERIMQQEGALLASLLAERS from the coding sequence ATGAGCAAGAAGCTCAGCAGTACGACCTTGCTGCCCACCGACGCCGCTGCTGCCTACGACGTACGAACGTCCGCGGACTGGGTCGCCGAGAAGTCGTCCCAACTGCAGGACGGAAGCTTGCTGGAGCACCGCGCGCCCCTCGACGGCGGCGGGGTCGAGCTGGTGCTGCTGCGCGACATCCCCGCGGACGTGCCGAGCCTGTTCCGTCGTTTCGTGCCAGCCGACGGCCGAGCGAATCAGCGGGAGTGCTGGACACCGGACGGCGACGGCGGCTTCCTCGTGGTGTGGTCGCTCGGCTTCGACGGCGCCCCCGGGTCGGTGTCCGGCCGAGGGCGGCTGGTTCCCGCAGCCGAGGGCAGTGAGCTGCGGCTCGACGGTGAAGCACAGGTGGGCGTGCCCCTGATCGGAGGGAAGGCCGAAGCCTTCCTCGCGCCGCTGGTGGAGCGCATCATGCAGCAGGAGGGGGCTCTA
- a CDS encoding AarF/UbiB family protein, whose translation MTVGIVPVGSGEPQLTELRRKTGLGRQELARGAVTARILGRHGLRLLVERAPDQTVSARAAAELREAFTELGPTYVKLAQLVASSPGLFPQVLAEELRGLLDNAPPVPLTQVRSVLLAELGAQPEELFASFDPEPLAAASIAQVHAATLPDGRDVVVKIQRPDIRDRIDADLQLLTQAARLLSRTSLARFADTPGMVDDAAATLLGELNFMREARSMEHFGRLLSADAASCGVRVPAVEWPLTTARVLTMERIRGTVVDDLRLADTHDVVELLRRGVGAWLRELLRSGFFHADVHAGNLMVDVDGDVVFLDFGAVGQLSSAARAGLRDTLPALLFRSDYDSAARLLGELTGDTALPFEAIAADLASTIAPQLAEPCPSYGQLLISVLRVGARHGAAAPRDLVLVGKQLLYFERYVRLLAPDWSLLTDPLLADVLLPSDPQTPAAVPAVGPAPLTQESP comes from the coding sequence GTGACGGTGGGCATCGTGCCGGTCGGATCCGGCGAGCCGCAGCTCACCGAGCTGCGTCGCAAGACCGGGCTGGGGCGCCAGGAACTGGCTCGGGGAGCCGTGACGGCCAGGATCCTGGGCCGGCACGGACTGCGGCTGCTCGTCGAGCGTGCCCCGGACCAGACCGTCTCCGCGCGGGCGGCTGCGGAGCTCCGGGAGGCCTTCACCGAGCTCGGCCCGACCTACGTCAAGCTCGCCCAGCTCGTCGCCTCGAGTCCCGGTCTGTTCCCGCAGGTGCTGGCCGAGGAGCTGCGAGGGCTGCTGGACAACGCCCCGCCCGTCCCGTTGACACAGGTGCGCTCCGTCCTGCTCGCCGAGCTCGGCGCCCAGCCCGAAGAGCTCTTCGCGTCCTTCGACCCCGAGCCCCTGGCCGCCGCGTCGATCGCGCAGGTGCATGCCGCAACGTTGCCAGACGGCCGCGACGTCGTCGTCAAGATCCAACGACCCGACATCCGTGACCGCATCGACGCCGACCTGCAGCTGCTCACCCAGGCCGCGCGTCTGCTCTCGCGCACCTCGCTGGCCCGCTTCGCGGACACCCCCGGCATGGTCGACGACGCTGCGGCGACGCTGCTCGGCGAGCTGAACTTCATGCGCGAGGCCCGCAGCATGGAGCACTTCGGCCGACTGCTGTCCGCGGACGCCGCGTCCTGCGGCGTGCGGGTCCCCGCCGTGGAGTGGCCGCTGACCACCGCCCGGGTCCTGACGATGGAGCGCATCCGGGGCACCGTCGTCGACGACCTCCGGCTGGCCGACACCCACGACGTCGTGGAGCTGCTGCGCCGCGGCGTCGGCGCCTGGCTGCGCGAGCTGCTGCGATCGGGCTTCTTCCACGCCGACGTGCACGCCGGCAACCTCATGGTGGACGTTGACGGCGACGTCGTCTTCCTGGACTTCGGCGCAGTAGGGCAGCTGTCGTCCGCCGCACGCGCGGGACTGCGCGACACGCTGCCCGCCCTGCTCTTCAGGTCCGACTACGACAGCGCCGCACGCCTGCTCGGTGAGCTCACCGGCGACACCGCGCTGCCCTTCGAGGCCATCGCCGCGGATCTGGCCAGCACGATCGCACCGCAACTGGCGGAGCCGTGTCCGTCGTACGGGCAGCTGCTGATCAGTGTCCTTCGGGTCGGCGCCCGGCACGGCGCTGCGGCTCCTCGTGACCTCGTCCTGGTCGGCAAGCAGCTGCTGTACTTCGAGCGGTACGTACGGCTGCTGGCCCCCGACTGGTCCCTGCTCACCGACCCGCTTCTCGCGGACGTGCTGCTGCCGTCCGACCCTCAGACCCCCGCTGCCGTCCCGGCCGTCGGACCCGCACCCCTCACCCAGGAGAGCCCATGA
- a CDS encoding MCE family protein, producing the protein MRRRNPVLAGIVGLSAVLAMIAAGLSTGALREAFGATSYDVEFAHAAGLKEGDPVRVTGIKVGRVTDIALQGAVVRVGLSVDDDLELGEATSAALKVETLLGTEFVSLDSQGSGRLRAGAVIPLERTRTPFALPEVLGGLTDRIDAIDTESLAQAFRVVAGTLDEAGPEVAAAVDGLSRLSVTVSSRDAQLRELLARSRGVSAVLADRSEQIVTLVEDAAAFLQVLEARRAAIEALLDGTQRLAAEITATTRATRKDLGPALQALTTTVDTLRKNKGDLEESIQLYAPLLRYYTTVLGHGRWFDAALFGLTPKVLPGTPPTTPVAPR; encoded by the coding sequence TTGAGACGACGCAACCCGGTGCTCGCCGGCATCGTGGGGCTGTCGGCCGTCCTTGCGATGATCGCGGCCGGGCTGTCCACCGGCGCCCTGCGGGAGGCCTTCGGAGCGACGAGCTACGACGTGGAGTTCGCCCATGCGGCGGGGCTGAAGGAGGGTGACCCGGTCCGGGTGACCGGCATCAAGGTCGGCCGCGTCACCGACATCGCGTTGCAGGGTGCGGTCGTCCGCGTCGGGCTCAGCGTCGACGACGACCTCGAGCTCGGGGAGGCGACCAGCGCCGCGCTGAAGGTCGAGACCCTGCTCGGGACGGAGTTCGTGTCGCTGGACAGCCAGGGCAGCGGCCGACTGCGCGCAGGCGCGGTCATCCCCCTCGAGCGGACGCGGACGCCGTTCGCGCTGCCGGAGGTCCTCGGCGGGCTTACCGACCGCATCGACGCCATCGACACCGAGTCGCTGGCGCAGGCCTTCCGCGTCGTGGCGGGCACCCTGGACGAGGCCGGGCCGGAGGTCGCCGCGGCCGTGGACGGTCTGTCCCGGCTCTCGGTGACCGTGTCGAGCCGCGACGCGCAGCTGCGCGAGCTGCTCGCCCGCTCCCGGGGTGTGAGCGCAGTGCTGGCCGACCGGTCCGAGCAGATCGTGACGCTCGTCGAGGACGCCGCGGCCTTCCTGCAGGTGCTGGAGGCGCGCCGGGCGGCCATCGAGGCGCTGCTCGACGGCACCCAGCGGCTGGCCGCCGAGATCACTGCCACCACGCGGGCGACGCGCAAGGACCTGGGGCCGGCGCTGCAGGCGCTGACGACCACGGTGGACACGCTGCGCAAGAACAAGGGCGATCTGGAGGAGAGCATCCAGCTCTACGCGCCGCTGCTGCGCTACTACACCACCGTCCTCGGGCACGGCCGCTGGTTCGACGCCGCGCTGTTCGGCCTGACCCCCAAGGTCCTGCCGGGCACGCCGCCCACGACCCCCGTGGCTCCCCGATGA
- a CDS encoding NAD(P)/FAD-dependent oxidoreductase, which yields MSEPVRSALPAQVRVAIIGSGFAGIALAVRLKQAGEHDFVVLERAGDVGGTWRDNTYPGCACDVPSNLYSFSFAPNPNWSRAFSPQAEIHDYIRRTAHEFGVFPHIVFHAEVTEATWLDEQQRWEIVTPAGTVQASVLVSGAGPLSEPAYPDLPGLDTFAGTSFHSATWNHDHDLTGERVAVIGTGASAVQFLPHVQRAAAQVHLFQRTPPWILPRPDRPIPRVQQRLYSALPLLQKAVRTGVYWRQEAMLPGLVHKPELMKGVEKIARAHLRWKVKDPELRAKLTPDYQIGCKRILIANGYYPALTQPNVEVLTDRVARVTPTGVVTADGQARDVDTIIFGTGFHVTDTAIAERVRGVHGETLAERWKGSPQAYLGTSVAGFPNLFLLVGPNTGPGHTSVIFYIESQVAMILDALRVMAQEGLSSLDVTQDAQDAFNEDVQRRMQGTVWTSGGCGSWYLDETGRNTTLWPGFSFQLRQATRRLDRSAYLARRADRDLASLAS from the coding sequence GTGTCGGAACCCGTCCGTTCAGCCCTGCCTGCGCAGGTCCGCGTCGCCATCATCGGCAGCGGCTTCGCCGGGATCGCCTTGGCCGTGCGGCTCAAGCAGGCCGGCGAGCACGACTTCGTCGTCCTGGAGCGCGCGGGCGACGTGGGAGGCACCTGGCGTGACAACACCTACCCGGGGTGCGCCTGCGACGTCCCGTCGAACCTGTACTCCTTCTCCTTCGCCCCGAACCCGAACTGGAGCCGGGCCTTCTCGCCGCAAGCCGAGATCCACGACTACATCCGGCGGACAGCGCACGAGTTCGGCGTCTTCCCCCACATCGTCTTCCACGCCGAGGTGACCGAGGCGACCTGGCTCGACGAGCAGCAGCGGTGGGAGATCGTGACCCCCGCTGGCACGGTGCAGGCCTCGGTTCTCGTCTCGGGTGCCGGGCCGCTGAGCGAGCCTGCCTACCCGGACCTGCCCGGCTTGGACACCTTCGCCGGCACCAGCTTCCACAGCGCCACGTGGAACCACGACCACGACCTCACCGGCGAGCGGGTGGCTGTCATCGGTACCGGTGCCTCCGCCGTGCAGTTCCTGCCGCACGTCCAGCGGGCCGCGGCGCAGGTGCACCTGTTCCAGCGGACACCACCCTGGATCCTGCCCCGGCCGGACCGGCCGATCCCGCGCGTCCAGCAGCGCCTCTACTCCGCCCTGCCCCTGCTGCAGAAGGCCGTCCGGACCGGCGTGTACTGGCGCCAGGAGGCCATGCTCCCCGGCCTGGTCCACAAGCCGGAGCTCATGAAGGGCGTCGAGAAGATCGCCCGGGCGCACCTGCGGTGGAAGGTCAAGGATCCCGAGCTGCGGGCCAAGCTCACGCCGGACTACCAGATCGGCTGCAAGCGCATCCTGATCGCCAACGGCTACTACCCGGCACTCACCCAGCCCAACGTCGAGGTCCTCACCGACCGCGTCGCCCGGGTCACGCCGACCGGGGTCGTCACGGCGGACGGTCAGGCACGCGACGTCGACACGATCATCTTCGGTACCGGCTTCCACGTCACCGACACCGCCATCGCCGAGCGGGTCCGCGGCGTGCACGGCGAGACCTTGGCCGAGCGGTGGAAGGGCAGCCCGCAGGCCTACCTGGGCACCAGCGTGGCCGGCTTCCCCAACCTGTTCCTGCTGGTCGGGCCGAACACCGGCCCCGGCCACACCTCGGTGATCTTCTACATCGAGTCGCAGGTGGCGATGATCCTCGACGCCCTCAGGGTCATGGCTCAGGAAGGGCTCTCCTCCCTCGACGTGACCCAGGATGCGCAGGACGCCTTCAACGAGGACGTTCAGCGACGGATGCAGGGGACCGTGTGGACCAGCGGCGGCTGCGGGTCCTGGTACCTGGACGAGACCGGTCGCAACACCACGCTCTGGCCGGGTTTCAGCTTCCAGCTCCGGCAGGCCACCCGCCGGCTCGACCGGTCGGCGTACCTCGCGCGTCGGGCCGACCGGGACCTCGCCAGCCTGGCGTCGTGA
- a CDS encoding SDR family oxidoreductase, protein MNRTVVITGGASGIGAALGRALVRRGDTVIVADIDSEGADLQAKLLGELGPGRAWSAAVDVRDAAAVQSLVDDVVAREGRLDVMVNNAGIGVGGEMHELSLAHWDRAIDVNLRGVVHGVVAAYPVMVRQGQGHIVNTASLAGLVAPPLLAPYAMTKHAVVGLSLSLRPEAAVKGIKVTAICPGFTDTPILDKAGPDDLPKPALASRSREMADKMKRYIYDVDMLAADIVRGMDRNKALVVAPRSARVAWRGSRLSPSVVGAVGRVQMRYVRKLSAR, encoded by the coding sequence ATGAACCGCACGGTCGTCATCACCGGAGGAGCGTCCGGGATCGGAGCCGCACTCGGACGCGCGCTGGTGCGCAGGGGCGACACCGTGATCGTCGCCGACATCGACAGCGAGGGTGCGGACCTGCAGGCCAAGCTGCTGGGCGAGCTGGGGCCGGGCCGGGCCTGGTCGGCAGCAGTCGACGTCCGGGACGCCGCGGCGGTCCAGTCCCTGGTCGACGACGTCGTCGCGCGCGAGGGTCGGCTGGACGTCATGGTGAACAACGCCGGCATCGGCGTCGGCGGCGAGATGCACGAGCTGTCGCTGGCGCATTGGGACCGAGCCATCGACGTCAACCTCCGCGGCGTGGTGCACGGTGTGGTCGCCGCGTACCCGGTGATGGTCCGCCAGGGCCAGGGGCACATCGTGAACACCGCCTCGCTGGCCGGTCTGGTCGCCCCGCCGCTGCTGGCGCCGTACGCGATGACCAAGCACGCCGTCGTCGGGCTGTCGCTGTCCCTGCGCCCGGAGGCCGCCGTCAAGGGCATCAAGGTCACGGCCATCTGCCCGGGTTTCACCGACACGCCCATCCTGGACAAGGCCGGTCCTGACGACCTGCCCAAGCCGGCCCTGGCCAGCCGCAGCCGGGAGATGGCCGACAAGATGAAGCGCTACATCTACGACGTCGACATGCTGGCCGCCGACATCGTGCGCGGGATGGACCGCAACAAGGCGCTCGTCGTCGCTCCCCGCAGCGCCCGGGTGGCCTGGCGCGGCTCGCGGCTGAGCCCGTCGGTGGTGGGGGCCGTGGGCAGGGTGCAGATGCGGTACGTCCGCAAGCTGTCCGCCCGCTGA
- a CDS encoding MCE family protein, with translation MDGYEVTAQFADALDLVPLSAVKLDGVRVGVVTDVRLGEGMLAEAVLQVQEGLVVPADVRARIAQTSLLGEKYVEIVRPVESSAPPLAQGGVIPLERTSAAVEVEELLSAASALLNGGGLGHLQTISRELNTALSGRDEQVKGLLRNLDELLGGIEANKQDIVRALDAMDRLSGTLAAQRDTIGAAIDQLPAGVAALADQQADLTRALTALSDLGRVADRVIGKTQEDLVADLELLDPVLTEIAKAAPSFFATIDTLATYPFARNIYGGMAGDYAQLSGELEIDLDSLAGDTLLPGPSYADPDPPIVCGEYGSNCRPGTSTPVPATAAPAGPRSAPQLGRDLLDALGQASR, from the coding sequence GTGGACGGCTACGAGGTCACCGCACAGTTCGCCGACGCGCTGGACCTGGTTCCGCTCTCGGCGGTCAAGCTGGACGGTGTGCGGGTCGGCGTCGTCACCGATGTCCGGTTGGGGGAAGGGATGCTGGCCGAGGCAGTCCTGCAGGTCCAGGAAGGTCTCGTGGTGCCCGCCGACGTTCGGGCACGGATAGCGCAGACGAGCCTGCTCGGGGAGAAGTACGTCGAGATCGTCCGCCCGGTGGAGTCGTCGGCCCCCCCGCTGGCGCAGGGCGGCGTGATCCCGTTGGAGCGCACGAGCGCTGCGGTCGAGGTCGAGGAACTCCTGTCGGCCGCGTCGGCGCTGCTCAACGGCGGCGGACTGGGGCATCTCCAGACCATCTCCCGCGAGCTCAACACGGCGTTGTCGGGGCGCGACGAGCAGGTCAAGGGACTGCTGCGCAACCTCGACGAGCTGCTCGGCGGGATCGAGGCGAACAAGCAGGACATCGTGCGCGCGCTGGACGCGATGGACCGGCTGTCCGGCACGCTGGCCGCCCAGCGCGACACGATCGGGGCCGCCATCGACCAGCTGCCCGCAGGCGTCGCCGCCCTGGCCGACCAGCAGGCCGACCTCACCCGTGCCCTGACCGCACTGTCGGACCTCGGCCGGGTCGCGGACCGGGTCATCGGCAAGACGCAGGAGGACCTGGTGGCGGACCTCGAGCTGCTCGACCCGGTGCTCACCGAGATCGCCAAGGCGGCCCCGTCGTTCTTCGCCACCATCGACACGCTGGCGACCTATCCGTTCGCCCGCAACATCTACGGCGGCATGGCCGGCGACTACGCCCAGCTGTCCGGCGAGCTGGAGATCGACCTCGACAGCCTGGCCGGGGACACCCTGCTGCCCGGGCCCTCCTACGCCGACCCGGACCCGCCGATCGTCTGCGGGGAGTACGGCTCGAACTGCCGTCCGGGTACCAGCACACCCGTGCCCGCAACGGCGGCGCCGGCCGGACCGCGCAGCGCCCCGCAGCTCGGGCGCGACCTGCTCGACGCCCTCGGGCAGGCAAGCCGATGA
- a CDS encoding MCE family protein, producing the protein MITTSSRLRLGAFLVLAAGAATVVGSQYVGLDQRLWNKPYIVTLTMPHSGGIFENAEVTQRGQAVGRVRALRLLPDGMAVDLAIENGRRIPADVTAVISNRSAIGEQFVDLQPDSAEPPFLQDGSVIPAERTQVPPRLEEVLLEVQRLTRSVDQPSLQTLVSELGTAFGGTGPELQAILDRTQSLTATLTAVLPETRTLLRDGRTVLQTQRDTSDALLSYSADLKALTGTVAGSDADVRRLLTEAEKTLPAVDQLLADNDQQLPLLMQDLVTVGDIVQARLPGVRTFLVAFPRLIQNTFNVVQGDGYVHFNLILDYSSGVCTSKGYADTVKSPQAKPVPELGNPDKRANLNGYCAEEPGSRTAVRGSQNVDKLPGDTYDAARQKVDNPRRGRPGPDAVPPQSYEKDSSAAPSAGAGPRAQPASYDAGTRVVSTAAGPVAVMGGDGGQQARFGSEAWKWLLLAPMLPAGAPA; encoded by the coding sequence ATGATCACCACCTCGTCCCGGCTGCGCCTCGGCGCCTTCCTGGTCCTGGCCGCAGGGGCCGCCACCGTCGTGGGCAGCCAGTACGTCGGACTGGACCAGCGACTGTGGAACAAGCCGTACATCGTGACGCTGACGATGCCGCACTCCGGCGGCATCTTCGAGAACGCCGAGGTCACCCAGCGCGGTCAGGCCGTCGGGCGGGTGCGCGCCCTGCGGCTGCTGCCGGACGGGATGGCCGTGGACCTGGCCATCGAGAACGGCCGACGAATCCCCGCCGACGTCACCGCTGTCATCAGCAACCGCTCCGCGATCGGCGAGCAGTTCGTCGATCTGCAGCCGGACAGCGCGGAGCCGCCCTTCCTTCAGGACGGATCGGTGATCCCGGCCGAAAGGACCCAGGTCCCCCCACGGCTGGAGGAGGTGCTGCTCGAGGTCCAGCGGCTGACCCGGTCGGTGGACCAGCCCAGCCTGCAGACCCTGGTCTCCGAGCTGGGCACGGCCTTCGGCGGAACCGGACCTGAGCTGCAGGCCATTCTCGACCGGACCCAGAGCCTGACGGCCACGCTCACCGCGGTGCTGCCCGAGACCCGCACGCTGCTCCGCGACGGTCGGACGGTGCTGCAGACGCAGCGGGACACCTCCGACGCGCTGCTCAGCTACAGCGCCGACCTCAAGGCACTCACCGGTACCGTCGCCGGCTCCGACGCAGACGTCCGCCGACTGCTGACCGAGGCCGAGAAGACGCTCCCCGCCGTGGACCAGCTGCTGGCGGACAACGACCAGCAGCTGCCCCTGCTGATGCAGGACCTGGTGACGGTCGGCGACATCGTGCAGGCCAGACTCCCCGGGGTGCGGACCTTCCTGGTCGCCTTCCCGCGGCTGATCCAGAACACCTTCAACGTGGTGCAGGGTGACGGGTACGTCCACTTCAACCTGATCCTGGACTACTCCTCGGGCGTCTGCACCTCCAAGGGCTACGCCGACACCGTGAAGTCTCCGCAGGCCAAGCCGGTCCCCGAGCTCGGCAACCCGGACAAGCGCGCCAACCTCAACGGCTACTGCGCCGAGGAGCCGGGCAGTCGGACGGCGGTTCGCGGCTCGCAGAACGTCGACAAGCTGCCGGGCGACACCTACGACGCGGCGCGTCAGAAGGTGGACAACCCGCGGCGTGGTCGTCCCGGGCCGGACGCCGTGCCCCCGCAGTCGTACGAGAAGGACAGCTCGGCCGCGCCCTCCGCCGGCGCCGGGCCGCGGGCCCAGCCGGCGTCCTACGACGCCGGGACGCGGGTGGTCAGCACGGCCGCCGGACCTGTCGCCGTGATGGGCGGCGACGGTGGGCAGCAGGCCCGCTTCGGCAGCGAGGCGTGGAAGTGGCTGCTGCTCGCGCCGATGCTGCCGGCAGGAGCACCGGCGTGA